The genome window TGTGACAACTAAATCCTTCATAGAGGAAACTGTTTGGTATGTTGCTCAAACATTACATAATTAAGGTAAAAAGGCTCTTTGTATGAGTGCATGTCATGGGGAAACTGGATAGGGCAGTGGTGTTGGTGAGTATCCTTCTGAGCTGCTCCTTCTCAAGCTCTCAGGATCTGGACACCTCCCTCTTTTGTTGTCTCCTTTGTGATAACCTGGGGGCATCCCTTTTCCCATTCCCTTTCCTTTACACCCTTTTATATTCTCTCTGAGGTAGTCCCCATGGTACTGCACTTCAGCATCATACTTGGCAATCTCTTGTCTTTTCACAGAAGGTTAACACTTGTCCTAAAAGCTTGCTCTTTTTTCTGCCTCACTGCCACACTTTTAAGAGGACTCCAGgtcccagcagttccctgcccaCCCCTTTCTGACATTTTTACAGTGCAGTCACTGGGGCTTTCCCCTCTTCATGTGGGGATCCTTGGGatctctcctccccagccctaGGACTGTGCTTACAGCCTTATCTGCTGTGGTCATGACACATGGTGCAGCCTTATCTGGTGCAACCTGCCATGGCCTGAGCACTGCAGGCAGCCTCTGCCCTGGAAGCTTTGGTCTTTGGACTCGCTCACCTCCTCTCTTGGCTGCACAACATGAGGCTGTGTGCAGCTTCATGGGGAAGCGAGCAAGGTGGGATTTtgctgagcttttttttttcctcctcatcctAACTGCCTGAGATAGGGTGGAGATTACAGCTGTGGGGTGAAGAGAGGGTGCCTGCCTCTGCAGGGTTGCAGTGCAGTGTGATTTGGTGTGTGTGACATTTGTGTGGCCAAAATGCAGAGTGTGGCTTTCAAAGCCTCCTCTGTGGTTACAAATGAGTACATCTCTTGCTTGAATTTATTTATGGTCAGTTTCTGCTGCCAGTCTGTCCTTTTAATTCAAACAGCACCTCTTGCTCTCTGGTGACCCCAGCTGTGATGGAATAAAACCTTCCTGGGCTTCAGTGTGTGTGAGGTTAGAAAAGCCTGTGCAGTGCAAGGCTCCTCTGGCAGGGTCAGATGCTTCATGAGTGAAGTCCCAGGGCATTAGGTTGAAATACTTTGTCATGAATTTGCCAGACCATTTGCAGTTACAGTGATGGTCTCTCTGTGACAGTGTCCAGTTATGACATGGGACTGCACCTTTCTGTTTTGAGACTGTCTTTGCTGCCTCTCCTGTGGATTTTTGTGCCTCACAGAGCTCTCAATTTACAGATCAAATGTTAAGAATGTCTCCTAACAGGGATGTGTCTGAACATCTCCCCAGAGGCAGCAAAAAAACTGAATCAAACCAAACTGACTCAGCTTGCTGTTTTCCTTGTTAGGCCAGAGGATTTCCCTTCACTAAATTCTAGGATAAGTGGAGCTCCTGTGTGCTTGAGACTGCTGATATTGCTGATGCATTGTGTGCCAGTGGCCACAGGATCCTGCTGAGAAGGGAGTGCATCTTTTCTGTGTGCATAAAACAATTACAGAGTAGGCTCTGGCTCTGGATGGGCTGAAGGGTGCTCATGCAGGGAAGCTCTGGTATGCAGGGGAACCAGTTAGCACTGTAGAATGTTGTTTTACTCCACTTGTCAACAGCTTCAGCTAAACCAGTGGCATCATCTGCTTAAGGTGCTGGTGATTATCCTCATTATTCAGCTTGTTGTTTTAAAGGAGGAACAATTATGTTTCCAGCTCACTCACCCCTGCCAATCTTCCTCTGAGGAGGTAATCCTCAGGCTCAGGATTTACTTGCTTGTGTCACTCCCCAGAAGGCTTTAATGCAGTTAGCACTCTTAGCAGTGGTAGTGgttcccctgcctcctgcacAGGGCTCATCTTTTTGTCTCTGCTGATCTGCTTACTGTGTCATTGTTTGTTGTTCTAGTAAAATCCCTCTGTGGTTTGGAAGCTTCTtgtgttcctgctgaggaagtTCTGTCTGTGTCAGGAGAATCCTGTGACAGCAGTGATGAAATGGATGCAAAGGAAAGCATCAATGGGCGAGCTGCCTccaggaaaaagaagagcaaaaggCACAAAGGTATGGTCCCCAACCTGTCCTAAGGGGCtctggggaaggcagctgcaTCTTCTGTGTGTGTCGTGGTAATGCTTCCTATTTCCAGGCTGGTTGTACTAACTTGGGCTTGTTTGGCTGACAGATTTCAGCTGCTTATCCTAGATATGACTTGCTAGAGGTTATTTCCTACAGTAACATGCCTTCATTGCCTTTAGAAGATCCtgaaggaggtggtggagaggAATACCCAATCGATATCTGGCTGTTGTTGGCTTCCTACATTCGCCCTGAAGACATTGTCCGGTTTTCTTTGATTTGCAAGAAAGCCTGGACTGTTACTTGCACTGCTGCCTTTTGGACCAGGCTCTACAGAAGGTGAGGCTCCAGAGAGAATGTTGCTACTATTTGTAGGAAACTCCAGCAAGgcccagctctctgcagagctgtaaaTCAGGGAGTGATTCCCACAGGGCTGGGGTTCTGTACTGTTTGCATATTGACCTGGTGGGTGTGGGCCTCAGGCTCATATATCACATCTGTTTTGGGTCTGAAAATGGATCTGTGGCATATTCCTGCTCCATATACAATCTCAAAGCACTGTATGCTTTTCTGCCAGCCATGGCCCCCATGCTCCTGTTTGTAACAGTGTGCTTTGTGTGTAAAGCCCTTCAAGAAAGGTCAGTGCCATCACCTCACTGAAAGATGAGCAAACAGTACTAGTAGAAAACTTGCCCTGCCTCAAGTTTTGATCATGGCCACCTTCCTGTAATTAGGGAGGCCCAAGAGAGACCAAGGCATTTTTTGAGCTGTAAGTTTTAAATTGTAAGCAAAGTaagagaagagcagagagatggTCAGAACTTGCAGCAGATCTATCCTGGTGTGTGTCACCTGGGCTTTCCTTTAGGACAGAACATTTGCTTTACACTTCTCTATCTGTTACCCAGGAAGTGCAAGCAGCAGTAGTACACAGCAAAAAGCAGCCATGGTCATCCCCTGCCCCTGTTTTTTAGTGTGAAGTTCCCAAGCAAAAGCTCCTTTGGCATCTGATCAGGGAATGACCCTGGAGCACAGGCATTCAGACTGCTGAGGCAGTTGTCTGCAAGCATGCAGTGGAGCTCAGCTAAAGTGAGGCCTGTGTGCCCCTCTGCAGCTAAAACACCATCTAATCTCTGTAGGCAAACTGTCTGCAAGGAATTACTGGGGAACTGTAGCAGGATATGTGTGTGCTGGAAACCTCTCTGCTGCAGGTAAAGTCTTTGAGACTGTCGTGTGGTTTCAGGAGGAGCGGTGCAACACCCTTGAAACACTCAGAGTTGACCAGAGGTCCTCTGATCAATCCAGTATTCACTTTCCTCTCCATATTAATCTCCCTGTCTCTATCTTGCATGTCTGTGGCATCCTGACCCTCCAGCCTGTGTTGGGTTTGTCGTTGGCTCTTCCAGGCACTACAGTCTGGACGCGTACCTGCCCCTCCGCTTGCGGCCGGAGTCCATGGAGAAGCTGCACTGTCTCCGTGCCTGTGTCATCCGGTCGCTCTACCACATGTATGAGCCCTTTGCCTCTCGAGTCTCCAGGAATCCAGCTATTCCAGACAGTACTCCCAGCACTTTAAAAAATTCCAGAGTAAGTGGAATCACTGGGGGAAGTTGGATGTGTCTGAGATGTCTCTCTGGGGGTCGTTTTGTTCTCCTTCTAGAAGAACAATAGCTGATGATGGGATGGTTGCCAGTGGAGCTTCAATGCAGATGATAGTAACTCTGGATAGTGATTTTTTACAGTATGCTGGTTACCTGTATCTGTGTAGTTGCTATGGCAGAGGACTCTGCCTACTCCTCTGGGTAACATCTGCCAAAGTTCTGACCACAGGATCTTTGCAATCAGCAAAAAGGCACCTCACTGAACGTCAGCACTGTTGGGCTATTTcagctctcccctcctcccttgcAAATTTGTTGctgaaaggaggttgcagtAGGATCAGGTTTTGTATCTTCTGCTTTATTCTGACACTGTCTGCCAGAATACATCTTTTCTCTGTAGCAGGCATCTGGAAAGTTCAGAAGTGCCTCTGATAGCCTCTCAGAGGGAGTCATTTCGTACGGCGCTCCTGTAGGTCACCCCTCGTCTCTGGTGTCGGAGGGAGGGCAGCGAGGTTGTGAGCATGGCAAATCTGCAGAGCAGTGTCTGCTTTGGGACTGGGGCTGCAGTTGTGTTGGGCTGTGAAGGATTTGTCTCTGGTGTTGGCAGGCAATTGCCTTTGCTATCCTAGCTTGGAGCACTTGCTTATCCATTCCTCTTTAATTGCTGTGGACCATTAACTGAAATGCCTCTGTGtctctggtttggttttaactTGCAACTGGCTGATACTCTGTGAGCAGCTTCAGCAACAATGTGAATTCTCCACCCTCCAAATCCAAAGTCAAAAACCCATcgaatgagggtttttttgagtcAAACTGAGGTGGTTTTTGTTCAGGAGATGGACTTCCTTTTTCACACAAAGTAGAGCAACCTCATCTGTCTATATGTGatgttcctttctttcttcctctccctggGTGGatagtgggggaaaaaaaagtcgcAGGGCTCAGGGAGAGTTCAGCAGTACCACAGGCAGgtggtgctgcagagcaggagaggagcacaCTGTTCTGTGAGTAGTCTTAGGTCTGCATCCAGAGCTCTTCCTTCTCATCCCAAATCCCCAGGCTGGGTAAAAGGCTTCTTTTGTAAAAGGAAGGCCAATACTTTGTAGGAGAATTCCAACTTGGCCACAGTCCTGCTGAGGATTCCCTACCAGTGCTGGGATGTGGCTGGGCGGCTGTGAGAAGTAGAAACCCCGAGACGATGCTGGTAGGGTCGTTTTGGAAGCATTCACCTTGACATCATAACGGCTTTGGTGCCCACTGCTAGTGCTTCTTACTGTACTAACAGTTTGAGGAAGGTTCTTCAAGTGCTGTCACTTAAGATCCagcttttgaaaaaggaaattaaacgGTGACGAGGCTTTGTTACAACGGGAGATGTTTCACCTCACCCCTTGGAGCATGCAAGGGCCATGCTGAGGCTGGTCTTGCTGTACTACAGCCTTGCAAGactcctgagctccagctgtgttcctgtgcaCAGAAATGCCTCGGCACAGTGGGTATGGAGGAGAATCTGTCATTGCCTCCCCACGTTGTGGCTTTCACAGGCTTTGGTTTTACCTTCACGGGTCGTTAAAACTAATGGCGAACGCCCTACGTAAAGTgcatgtggcaggaggagccccCGGCCCTGGGTGTTATCAAattcagcttttcctctttaatttccttttttctttccctagcCTAGCTTGTGTGGGACACTGGAGCCGTTATGGTGTCAGCAGAAGTGTTTGCCCTTTAAAGACACCCCCCTTATTTTTGGCGGAGCGGCAGGCCCACGGCGCGCCTGGGGCAGGACGGCCGACCCGCGGACGACATCCTCTGCCCCTTAGGAGGTACTGACGTTTTGTCCTTCACTGCTTGCCATGACCACACCAAGTTCCTAGTCCAGGCTGTCTCTGCAAGGGAACTGCAAATgtcactgctgctcagctgagTTTAATAAAAAGGGATCTGGAGGATGTTTGTAGCTGAAGGCAGAGGTTACTTGATGCATGATTCTGAGCTTGGCTTCATGTGGCTTTGTTGTTCACCTCAGGGAGATTGTTGAGATAAAGGTCCTTTAAGGACTCTTGTTTGTGGAGGTGACTCAGGGTTGGAGTGGAGGATCATGTATCACCTGGAGTGTCTGATGATGGAGCCCTGTGGTGGAGGTTGGCTCTGGCTTTGTTTCATTCAGGGACACGCTCTTCTGGAATGGCATTCGATGTGTGCTTTGCCTTGCAACCCAGTCAGGCCTTTTCTTGGCATGGGAAAGACTATCTGTGGGTCATGGGGAGTTACCTTTACCcacatttttgttccttttcctgCTGACACTGTTAAAAGATAAGACCAGCTGTGGAGGGCTGGCATCTGTGGTGTGGAAACACATTCAGTCATGGCTGGGCTGACTTGTCAGATTCTTTTCTTGGCTGTTGAAGGCTAGTTGTTTCTAATCACTGGTTATCAGGGAATTTTCCTCCTACTGGGTTTAATACAGGACTTCTGCTGagtgtcctgctctggaaggagTGGTGCATGCTGGGGTGGGTCCTGTGGACCACGCAGTGATAACTGGATTAAATTGGAGGACTCCTGCTGTATGTCTGCATGGGAGGACAGTGGTAGTTACCTTTGGTGCTCTTGGAAacccttttctcattttcttttaaaaattagcaGTTAGGTTGATCAGACTGGATGGTCCTGGCAGTGATTTTACACTCTGAAGTACAACAgtcagtgcctagtgatgctgagACCTTCTTTTGGTACTACAGTGGCTTAGGAACTCTCATCTGTCCCCTTAGAGGTCATGGATTGGTCTTTGTGTTTCCCTCTTTATTCTCTCCTTCTTAATCCTTATCCTGGTTTCAGTTGTTCCTCACTTTGGGCTGGCTTGGAGCCCAGTTTAATGGGAGTTCTTGGTGGGTAGGGGAGAGGGGTGAATCTCAGCTCTGCCTTACAAAAGGGACAGGTTGCACCACGGGGTTTTTCTGTTCAGGACATCAGTGGCAACATGTTGTATCATCCAGTTGCATGACGAGTTGGCCAACTTCAAACTGGGACACTTAAACTGCTGAGTGTGTTCTTTGAACATAATTAATTGGAATAAATGGCTCCTAACTGCTCCTGTGTAACTGTTTGTCATTGGAAGCCTTTGGGCTCCCTAAAATTTCAAGTGGTGCCTCTAAGAGTTGCATGATTTGGTGTtccttatgttttttttctttcccacctCAGTGTCTGCTTTTCTGGTGCAAAAAGATTGAAGGGAACAGACAAGAAGCAATGTGGGAATTCAACTTCAAGTTCAAAAAGCAGGTATGAAAGGAGGACCAGAATGGCTCTGACTGGTTCCTTATGTGTTCAGACAATAACTCCCATGGTAAACTAAAGCACATTCTGAAAGCACACTCAGTTTTTAGTTAGCAAGACATTTAGAATcctacattttcatttcctcatTCAGTGTCCTCTCTCCACTGTAAGATGTGGATCAACTGTTACCCCAAGTAGCTGACTCTTTGGGTCATTGCTACTGATGGCTACCAAAACCCAGACTGTTTGACTCCAGTGGTCAAAATGTGGACCAGACTCTGAAAGTTCTTGTCTTTCCACTGCAAGTATTTCCCAGAGAAGTGAAGAAAGCCCTGCAGTAATGGGCCTCAGGAGAAGGAAATAGTTTCAGGCAACCTTGGGAACTCTGCCGCTTTTCCCTCTAAAGAACTAGCCTGTCCTGAGTGCTGGCTTTGTGTTTAACACTCTGCCCAAGTGTGTGGGAATGCAGGGAGAACCTGCTAGTCAGCACTGGTGAGAAACAGCCAGACTCTCACCATGGGATCCTGCTTAGTGAAATAAATCTCTCTTTTCATCTCAAGTCTCCCAGATTTAAGAGCAAGTGTTGCAAAGGGCTTCAGCCACCAATTCAGTATGAGGAAGTCCACACAAATCCGGATCAGGATTGCTGTCTGCTGCAGATCACCACCTTTAACTTCATATTCGTGCCAATAGTCATGGGTATGACTTTTACCTTGGTAAGTGATGGAGAAATGTGCCAGGCAAACTTGGCATGTGCAGTTTCTGGAGGGAGATGAGGGGACAGCTCTTTGGTGGTGTGTCATCAGAAAATCTACAAGGGGACTGTTAAAAACCATTTTCTCACCTCTTTGGTTTTCTGAGATGGTGCTTTCTCCATTCAGATGAATAAAATAAGCAATTACATCTAAATTGTTTTGTGAGAGACCCAAAGGGAGTCAGTCCTTTAACAGTCCTGTGTGTTCTGGATaaacactgaggggctgcagcgtggccagagccgggcacagagctggggaaggggctggagcacaaggggctggggaggggctgagggaatgggggtgttgagcctggagaagaggctgaggggagacagcagcactctctgacactccctgacaggaggctgcagggagctgggggttggtttCTGCTCTCTagtaacaagaggaaacgggctccagctgccccaggggaggctgaggctggagctgaggcagaactgtttccctgagaggggtgtcagcccctgtgccaggctgcccagggagctgggggagtgcccagccctggaaggatcccaaagccatggggctgagggccagggggcagtgctgggctgggcagggctgggggaacgGTTGGGCTCCATCCTCTGACAGTtcctttccaacctcaaccCCTCGGATTTCCAGTGTTGATGTAACTAAAGAGAAGCAATTTCCATACCCACTGTGGGTGATCACAAGTGATCTGGAAACCACTTTCCACTCCTGGGCTGTCTCTCAGCACCTGCTCTCCTCTTGCCTTGCAGTTCACCATCAACGTGAGCACGGACATGCGGCACCACCGCGTGCGCCTCGTGTTCCAGGACGCCCCCGTGCGCAACGGCAAGAAGCCCCGGCTGGAGCAGGGCCTGCAGGTGGTGCTGGACCCCGTGCACAGCGTCAGGCTCCTGGATTGGTGGCACCCACAGTACCCCTTCTCTCCCAAAGCTTAGTGCTGTCCCTTGGCCGCAGGAGCCGGCAGCTGATCCCATCTGGCTGAAGAGAGTTTCTTGGCGAACGCAGGAAATCCTACTTTTATGTGTGAAATAAATTCTGCAGTCTCCTGCGAGTGGCTGGAGCTGCTCATCTGGTCTGTATGTATATAACTTCTGGTCAGTGATGGGCAGAGCTGAGTGTAAAGCAGGAACTATTTGTAAACACACTTTTATGTAAAACTCACCTTTTATGATTTGCAAGGAGCTCCCTGGAACTGTTCATTTAAAAACCTTTTGGTGCTAATCAAAGTGGTCCTGTTGTCTGTTGGtggggaagaagcaggaagTTTTGCTTTCCAGCTGTAACATGAGCAAGAGAACCATTTCCAAACCAAAtccctgtttgttttcctgcagcagGATTGTGGTCAAAGCCGCCGTGTCAGTGGCTGAGCAGCAgtaagcagagcagcagccttcCACAGGAGAGATAGTTCCCAGCCCAAGAAAGATGagtttaaggaaagaaaaaagcccaaatGATCAGACAAAGGAGGTGTATCAAAGAGGATTTGTAAGGCAAAGGTCTGTCTTGAGTGTAAAGATCCTCCCACGTTCTCACACTGATGTTTCCTCTTTGAAAAGAAGATCTAAACCCTTAAAAGCAGAAGTTGCTTTGCAAAGAAGaacagagggagggagaggagacgAAGGGGGTAAACTACAGGAGCTGAAGCTGTGCTGAAGGACCTGGCTGTGTCTTTTCTAAGAGCAGTGGAGCAGCGTTGGCCTGTGACACTGGAAAG of Colius striatus isolate bColStr4 chromosome 22, bColStr4.1.hap1, whole genome shotgun sequence contains these proteins:
- the TMEM183A gene encoding transmembrane protein 183A isoform X5; amino-acid sequence: MDAKESINGRAASRKKKSKRHKEDPEGGGGEEYPIDIWLLLASYIRPEDIVRFSLICKKAWTVTCTAAFWTRLYRRQTVCKELLGNCSRICVCWKPLCCRHYSLDAYLPLRLRPESMEKLHCLRACVIRSLYHMYEPFASRVSRNPAIPDSTPSTLKNSRCLLFWCKKIEGNRQEAMWEFNFKFKKQSPRFKSKCCKGLQPPIQYEEVHTNPDQDCCLLQITTFNFIFVPIVMGMTFTLFTINVSTDMRHHRVRLVFQDAPVRNGKKPRLEQGLQVVLDPVHSVRLLDWWHPQYPFSPKA
- the TMEM183A gene encoding transmembrane protein 183A isoform X2 is translated as MAPRCRPAPAAMPKRGARKRLKFRADDVCSERVTVADYANSDPAVVKSGRVKKAVANAVQQEVKSLCGLEASCVPAEEVLSVSGESCDSSDEMDAKESINGRAASRKKKSKRHKDPEGGGGEEYPIDIWLLLASYIRPEDIVRFSLICKKAWTVTCTAAFWTRLYRRQTVCKELLGNCSRICVCWKPLCCRHYSLDAYLPLRLRPESMEKLHCLRACVIRSLYHMYEPFASRVSRNPAIPDSTPSTLKNSRCLLFWCKKIEGNRQEAMWEFNFKFKKQSPRFKSKCCKGLQPPIQYEEVHTNPDQDCCLLQITTFNFIFVPIVMGMTFTLFTINVSTDMRHHRVRLVFQDAPVRNGKKPRLEQGLQVVLDPVHSVRLLDWWHPQYPFSPKA
- the TMEM183A gene encoding transmembrane protein 183A isoform X1; translated protein: MAPRCRPAPAAMPKRGARKRLKFRADDVCSERVTVADYANSDPAVVKSGRVKKAVANAVQQEVKSLCGLEASCVPAEEVLSVSGESCDSSDEMDAKESINGRAASRKKKSKRHKEDPEGGGGEEYPIDIWLLLASYIRPEDIVRFSLICKKAWTVTCTAAFWTRLYRRQTVCKELLGNCSRICVCWKPLCCRHYSLDAYLPLRLRPESMEKLHCLRACVIRSLYHMYEPFASRVSRNPAIPDSTPSTLKNSRCLLFWCKKIEGNRQEAMWEFNFKFKKQSPRFKSKCCKGLQPPIQYEEVHTNPDQDCCLLQITTFNFIFVPIVMGMTFTLFTINVSTDMRHHRVRLVFQDAPVRNGKKPRLEQGLQVVLDPVHSVRLLDWWHPQYPFSPKA
- the TMEM183A gene encoding transmembrane protein 183A isoform X3, which produces MAPRCRPAPAAMPKRGARKRLKFRADDVCSERVTVADYANSDPAVVKSGRVKKAVANAVQQEVKSLCGLEASCVPAEEVLSVSGESCDSSDEMDAKESINGRAASRKKKSKRHKEDPEGGGGEEYPIDIWLLLASYIRPEDIVRFSLICKKAWTVTCTAAFWTRLYRRHYSLDAYLPLRLRPESMEKLHCLRACVIRSLYHMYEPFASRVSRNPAIPDSTPSTLKNSRCLLFWCKKIEGNRQEAMWEFNFKFKKQSPRFKSKCCKGLQPPIQYEEVHTNPDQDCCLLQITTFNFIFVPIVMGMTFTLFTINVSTDMRHHRVRLVFQDAPVRNGKKPRLEQGLQVVLDPVHSVRLLDWWHPQYPFSPKA
- the TMEM183A gene encoding transmembrane protein 183A isoform X6, producing the protein MAPRCRPAPAAMPKRGARKRLKFRADDVCSERVTVADYANSDPAVVKSGRVKKAVANAVQQEVKSLCGLEASCVPAEEVLSVSGESCDSSDEMDAKESINGRAASRKKKSKRHKEDPEGGGGEEYPIDIWLLLASYIRPEDIVRFSLICKKAWTVTCTAAFWTRLYRRQTVCKELLGNCSRICVCWKPLCCRHYSLDAYLPLRLRPESMEKLHCLRACVIRSLYHMYEPFASRVSRNPAIPDSTPSTLKNSRPSLCGTLEPLWCQQKCLPFKDTPLIFGGAAGPRRAWGRTADPRTTSSAP
- the TMEM183A gene encoding transmembrane protein 183A isoform X4, with translation MAPRCRPAPAAMPKRGARKRLKFRADDVCSERVTVADYANSDPAVVKSGRVKKAVANAVQQEVKSLCGLEASCVPAEEVLSVSGESCDSSDEMDAKESINGRAASRKKKSKRHKDPEGGGGEEYPIDIWLLLASYIRPEDIVRFSLICKKAWTVTCTAAFWTRLYRRHYSLDAYLPLRLRPESMEKLHCLRACVIRSLYHMYEPFASRVSRNPAIPDSTPSTLKNSRCLLFWCKKIEGNRQEAMWEFNFKFKKQSPRFKSKCCKGLQPPIQYEEVHTNPDQDCCLLQITTFNFIFVPIVMGMTFTLFTINVSTDMRHHRVRLVFQDAPVRNGKKPRLEQGLQVVLDPVHSVRLLDWWHPQYPFSPKA